In Amaranthus tricolor cultivar Red isolate AtriRed21 chromosome 3, ASM2621246v1, whole genome shotgun sequence, a single window of DNA contains:
- the LOC130808660 gene encoding organic cation/carnitine transporter 7-like isoform X1, translating into MADRTEIYSMDDALLSLGFGKFQSLVLIYAGLGWISEAMEVMILSFVGPAVQTEWNLSSEQESLITTVVFAGMLFGAYTWGLVSDRFGRRKGFLATAMITSIAGLLSAVAPNYIILIMCRCLVGVGVGGGPVLLAWFLEFVPAPRRGTWLIIFQGFWTIGTVIEAALAWIIMPRWGWRYLLGLSALPAFLLLVFYVVVPESPRYLCLKGEKYGALQILERISKHNKRELPPGVLCTDIEIEQLSGLPPERKPLLPSVHEAPTPSKGNEAHTGILESLSMLLSPKLIRSTLLLWVVFFGNAFTYYGLVLLTTELNKTDSTCYLRKLGSEEVADINYRNVFITSFAELPGLILAAVIVDRLGRKVSMAALLLLCFIFMLPLMIHQSAGLTTALLFGARACIMGSFTLMFLYAPEIYPTVVRSTGVGLGSSMARIGGMIAPLVAISLVHGCHQTLAILLFVSVVLLSGICVLLFPIETMGRELTDSFFDSSTYERMVS; encoded by the exons ATGGCGGATCGAACCGAAATTTATAGCATGGATGATGCTCTTTTGAGCTTAGGATTTGGGAAATTTCAATCCCTGGTCCTGATATATGCTGGACTAGGATGGATTTCAGAAGCGATGGAAGTCATGATTCTTTCATTTGTCGGACCAGCAGTACAGACCGAATGGAACCTTTCTTCGGAGCAAGAGAGCCTTATCACAACTGTGGTTTTTGCAGGCATGTTGTTTGGGGCATATACATGGGGGCTTGTTTCAGATAGATTTGGAAGAAG GAAAGGGTTTTTGGCTACAGCAATGATTACCTCTATAGCTGGTCTTCTCAGTGCAGTTGCTCCTAACTATATCATATTAATAATGTGCCGTTGTTTGGTTGGCGTTGGTGTGGGAGGTGGTCCTGTATTATTGGCTTGGTTTTTAGAGTTTGTACCTGCACCAAGAAGGGGTACTTGGTTGATTATTTTTCAAGGATTTTGGACTATCGGTACAGTTATTGAGGCCGCTCTAGCATGG ATCATTATGCCAAGGTGGGGATGGAGGTATTTACTTGGTCTGTCTGCACTACCTGCTTTTCTTTTGCTTGTCTTCTATGTCGTGGTGCCTGAATCTCCAAGGTACTTGTGtctaaaaggagaaaaatatgGCGCCTTGCAAATTTTGGAGAGAATATCTAAACATAATAAGAGAGAGTTGCCACCAGGTGTTCTTTGCACTGATATTGAAATTGAGCAATTAAGTGGTCTACCTCCGGAGCGTAAACCATTGTTACCTAGTGTACATGAAGCACCCACACCTTCCAAAGGCAATGAAGCTCATACCGGAATTCTTGAATCCTTGTCGATGCTTCTTTCACCGAAATTAATCAGGTCGACCTTGCTTTTGTGGGTCGTATTCTTTGGAAATGCCTTTACTTATTATGGCCTTGTGCTACTGACCACCGAGTTAAATAAGACTGATAGTACATGTTATCTGAGAAAGCTAGGCTCAGAAGAGGTTGCTGATATTAATTACCGTAATGTCTTTATTACCAGCTTTGCCG AACTTCCGGGGCTTATCCTGGCTGCTGTCATTGTCGATAGACTTGGTCGTAAGGTTTCGATGGCAGCTTTGCTGCTTTTGTGTTTCATCTTCATGTTGCCGCTGATGATCCATCAGTCAGCGGGACTAACAACTGCTCTTCTCTTTGGAGCTCGAGCGTGCATTATGGGATCCTTCACACTTATGTTTTTATATGCTCCAGAG ATATATCCAACTGTTGTGCGGAGTACTGGTGTTGGACTTGGGAGTTCGATGGCAAGAATAGGTGGAATGATTGCTCCTTTGGTGGCCATAAGCTTGGTACACGGATGTCATCAAACTCTTGCGATCCTCCTGTTTGTTAGCGTCGTATTACTTTCTGGGATATGTGTCTTGTTGTTTCCTATTGAAACAATGGGTCGGGAGTTAACTGATAGCTTTTTCGATAGTAGTACCTACGAGCGGATGGTATCCTAA
- the LOC130808660 gene encoding organic cation/carnitine transporter 7-like isoform X2 has protein sequence MITSIAGLLSAVAPNYIILIMCRCLVGVGVGGGPVLLAWFLEFVPAPRRGTWLIIFQGFWTIGTVIEAALAWIIMPRWGWRYLLGLSALPAFLLLVFYVVVPESPRYLCLKGEKYGALQILERISKHNKRELPPGVLCTDIEIEQLSGLPPERKPLLPSVHEAPTPSKGNEAHTGILESLSMLLSPKLIRSTLLLWVVFFGNAFTYYGLVLLTTELNKTDSTCYLRKLGSEEVADINYRNVFITSFAELPGLILAAVIVDRLGRKVSMAALLLLCFIFMLPLMIHQSAGLTTALLFGARACIMGSFTLMFLYAPEIYPTVVRSTGVGLGSSMARIGGMIAPLVAISLVHGCHQTLAILLFVSVVLLSGICVLLFPIETMGRELTDSFFDSSTYERMVS, from the exons ATGATTACCTCTATAGCTGGTCTTCTCAGTGCAGTTGCTCCTAACTATATCATATTAATAATGTGCCGTTGTTTGGTTGGCGTTGGTGTGGGAGGTGGTCCTGTATTATTGGCTTGGTTTTTAGAGTTTGTACCTGCACCAAGAAGGGGTACTTGGTTGATTATTTTTCAAGGATTTTGGACTATCGGTACAGTTATTGAGGCCGCTCTAGCATGG ATCATTATGCCAAGGTGGGGATGGAGGTATTTACTTGGTCTGTCTGCACTACCTGCTTTTCTTTTGCTTGTCTTCTATGTCGTGGTGCCTGAATCTCCAAGGTACTTGTGtctaaaaggagaaaaatatgGCGCCTTGCAAATTTTGGAGAGAATATCTAAACATAATAAGAGAGAGTTGCCACCAGGTGTTCTTTGCACTGATATTGAAATTGAGCAATTAAGTGGTCTACCTCCGGAGCGTAAACCATTGTTACCTAGTGTACATGAAGCACCCACACCTTCCAAAGGCAATGAAGCTCATACCGGAATTCTTGAATCCTTGTCGATGCTTCTTTCACCGAAATTAATCAGGTCGACCTTGCTTTTGTGGGTCGTATTCTTTGGAAATGCCTTTACTTATTATGGCCTTGTGCTACTGACCACCGAGTTAAATAAGACTGATAGTACATGTTATCTGAGAAAGCTAGGCTCAGAAGAGGTTGCTGATATTAATTACCGTAATGTCTTTATTACCAGCTTTGCCG AACTTCCGGGGCTTATCCTGGCTGCTGTCATTGTCGATAGACTTGGTCGTAAGGTTTCGATGGCAGCTTTGCTGCTTTTGTGTTTCATCTTCATGTTGCCGCTGATGATCCATCAGTCAGCGGGACTAACAACTGCTCTTCTCTTTGGAGCTCGAGCGTGCATTATGGGATCCTTCACACTTATGTTTTTATATGCTCCAGAG ATATATCCAACTGTTGTGCGGAGTACTGGTGTTGGACTTGGGAGTTCGATGGCAAGAATAGGTGGAATGATTGCTCCTTTGGTGGCCATAAGCTTGGTACACGGATGTCATCAAACTCTTGCGATCCTCCTGTTTGTTAGCGTCGTATTACTTTCTGGGATATGTGTCTTGTTGTTTCCTATTGAAACAATGGGTCGGGAGTTAACTGATAGCTTTTTCGATAGTAGTACCTACGAGCGGATGGTATCCTAA